The genomic interval atttaatttattttcttcttttgtgggGGGAAGTCTACCATTTTATAGTAACAAATGTTCCCTCTTTATTTAGGGTTCAAACCATTTGCCAAAAATGAATCTGGGTGCATTTGCTCTCTGTTTGGCTTTAATTGGGGGTGCCAGTGGCCAGTACTATGATTATGATGTTCCCATGTCCATCTATGGGCTGTCATCGCCAAACTGTGCACCAGAATGCAACTGCCCGGAAAGCTACCCCTCTGCCATGTACTGTGACGAACTGAAACTGAAAAGTATGCCGATGGTGCCCCCCGGGATCAAGTACCTTTACCTGAGGAATAACCAGATTGACCATATTGATGACAAGGCCTTTGAGAATGTCACTGATCTGCAGTGGCTCATCCTAGACCACAACCTCCTAGAAAACTCCAAGATAAAAGGGAGAGTTTTCTCGAAGTTGAAACAGCTGAAGAAGCTTCATATAAACTACAACAACCTGACAGAGTCTGTGGGCCCCCTTCCCAAGTCTCTGGAGGATCTGCAGCTTACTAATAACAAGATCACAAAGCTGGGCTCCTTTGAGGGACTGCTAAATCTGACCTTCATCCATCTTCAACACAATCTGCTAAGGGATGAAGCGATTTCAGCTGCTTTCAGAGGACTTAAATCTCTGGAGTACCTCGATTTGAGCTTCAATCAGATGACTAAACTGCCTTCTGGCCTCCCAGTGTCTCTTCTCACTCTCTACTTAGACAACAATAAGATTAACAACATCCCCGATGAGTATTTCAAGCGCTTTAATGGGCTGCAGTATCTGCGTTTATCTCACAATGAACTGGCTGACGGTGGAGTCCCTGGAAATTCTTTCAATGTATCATCCCTGG from Nycticebus coucang isolate mNycCou1 chromosome 3, mNycCou1.pri, whole genome shotgun sequence carries:
- the LUM gene encoding lumican is translated as MNLGAFALCLALIGGASGQYYDYDVPMSIYGLSSPNCAPECNCPESYPSAMYCDELKLKSMPMVPPGIKYLYLRNNQIDHIDDKAFENVTDLQWLILDHNLLENSKIKGRVFSKLKQLKKLHINYNNLTESVGPLPKSLEDLQLTNNKITKLGSFEGLLNLTFIHLQHNLLRDEAISAAFRGLKSLEYLDLSFNQMTKLPSGLPVSLLTLYLDNNKINNIPDEYFKRFNGLQYLRLSHNELADGGVPGNSFNVSSLVELDLSYNKLKSIPTVNENLENYYLEVNELEKFEVKSFCKILGPLSYSKIKHLRLDGNRLTEGSLPPDMYECLRVANEITVN